A single Halarcobacter anaerophilus DNA region contains:
- a CDS encoding ATP-binding cassette domain-containing protein produces MNLVKAKNIWKTYGDSIILENLNFSMKEGEFCTLVGPSGCGKTTFLRMLLGVEEPSKGELLFEGEDYPKEPSDERGIVFQRYSTLNHLNVIDNVIIGLEFEKSKFFGKLFGEQKKKAVETADEILKAVGLQDARNKFPHELSGGMKQRLSIAQSLVKKPKLLLLDEPFGALDPGISLDMHELLLDIHSKLNFAVVMVTHDISEAFKLGTRVLVFDKVKVDEKYPNRYGSTIVNDIDSSNKRGRNISL; encoded by the coding sequence ATGAATTTAGTTAAAGCAAAAAATATATGGAAAACATACGGGGACAGTATTATTTTAGAAAATCTGAATTTTTCTATGAAAGAGGGTGAATTCTGTACTCTTGTCGGACCTTCGGGATGCGGTAAAACAACTTTTTTAAGAATGCTTTTGGGAGTTGAAGAACCTTCAAAAGGTGAACTTCTTTTTGAAGGGGAAGATTATCCAAAAGAGCCAAGTGATGAGAGAGGAATCGTATTTCAACGATACTCAACTCTTAATCACTTAAATGTAATTGATAATGTAATTATAGGTTTAGAATTTGAAAAGTCGAAATTTTTTGGAAAACTTTTCGGAGAGCAAAAGAAAAAAGCCGTAGAGACAGCGGATGAAATTTTAAAAGCCGTGGGATTGCAAGATGCAAGAAACAAATTTCCACATGAATTAAGCGGTGGGATGAAACAAAGATTGTCAATAGCACAATCCTTGGTCAAAAAACCAAAACTTCTTCTGTTAGATGAACCTTTTGGAGCATTGGATCCGGGGATTAGTCTGGACATGCATGAGTTGCTTTTAGATATTCACTCAAAGTTAAACTTTGCTGTTGTAATGGTAACTCACGATATTAGTGAAGCTTTTAAATTAGGAACAAGAGTTTTAGTCTTTGATAAAGTAAAAGTTGATGAAAAATATCCGAATAGATACGGCTCAACAATTGTAAATGATATAGATTCAAGCAATAAAAGAGGTAGAAATATCTCTCTTTAG
- a CDS encoding ABC transporter permease yields MRRVINQIPAKPTNLFLNLLPFLLIILIYTFSSNEMTKENPNQKILPSFEKCATTMHKYIFEPSKRTGEYVLLNDTTSSLKRLVIGVTVSAVIALVFGIVLGMIPYMNSLLSPLVWTFSLIPTMAILPILFIIFGLGELSKIVLIIFGVAPIMIREIYQRVREIPIEQIIKVQTLGANSWQIIVRIIIPQILPRLVDAIRITLGTAWIFLISAEAIASTEGLGYRIFLVRRYLAMDVIIPYVIWITLIAFLMDYLLNKLNYKLFPWFGKE; encoded by the coding sequence ATGAGAAGAGTTATTAATCAGATACCGGCTAAACCAACAAATCTTTTTTTAAATTTGTTGCCTTTTTTACTAATAATTTTAATTTATACCTTTTCATCTAATGAAATGACAAAAGAAAACCCAAATCAAAAGATTTTACCGTCTTTTGAAAAATGTGCAACTACTATGCATAAATATATTTTTGAACCAAGTAAAAGAACAGGAGAATATGTATTATTAAATGATACAACATCAAGTTTAAAAAGATTAGTTATTGGAGTAACCGTAAGTGCTGTTATTGCTCTGGTATTCGGAATTGTTTTAGGAATGATTCCTTATATGAATTCTCTGCTTTCACCTTTGGTATGGACATTTTCATTAATACCGACGATGGCAATATTACCGATACTATTTATAATATTTGGATTGGGGGAATTGTCTAAAATTGTATTGATTATTTTTGGAGTTGCTCCAATTATGATAAGGGAAATTTATCAAAGAGTACGTGAAATTCCTATTGAACAAATAATTAAAGTTCAAACATTGGGTGCAAACAGTTGGCAAATAATTGTAAGAATTATTATTCCTCAAATATTACCGAGGTTAGTTGATGCAATTAGAATTACTTTAGGTACAGCTTGGATATTTCTAATCTCGGCTGAAGCTATTGCTTCAACTGAAGGATTAGGATATAGAATCTTTTTAGTAAGAAGATATTTGGCAATGGATGTAATCATTCCTTATGTTATATGGATTACTTTAATTGCCTTTTTAATGGATTATCTCCTTAACAAGCTTAATTATAAACTTTTCCCTTGGTTTGGTAAGGAGTGA
- a CDS encoding putative urea ABC transporter substrate-binding protein, which produces MKSSNFTKPIKILSLIVLLVGLSTSSLFAKTKKDFKIAWSIYVGFMPWPVIDSQKILDKWAKKYGINIDVVQINDYIESINQYNAGKFDGCAMASFDALSIPAAGGIDSTALILGDYSNGNDAIISKTAKTVKEIKGEKINLIELSVSHYLLARALELNGMSERDITIENTSDSDMVAAYGTDDVTTVTAWKPQVSEIEKMPKANNIFNSSQIPGEIMDLFVVNTKTLKDNPAFGKSLVGAWYEIMDLMTKNTPKSKEYMTMMAKDSGTDLEGFLDQVKTTHFFYTAKEAVEYYRGQKIRDTMKFMAEFSFNHGLYGEGASDYSFVGIEFPNGKVVGDKNNIKLRFDDTYMKMAESNSL; this is translated from the coding sequence ATGAAATCATCTAACTTTACAAAACCGATTAAAATCCTGTCTTTGATAGTTCTACTTGTAGGATTATCTACTTCTTCTCTTTTTGCCAAAACAAAAAAAGATTTTAAAATAGCATGGAGTATTTATGTCGGATTTATGCCTTGGCCTGTAATTGATTCACAAAAGATACTGGATAAATGGGCTAAAAAATACGGGATTAATATTGATGTTGTTCAAATAAACGACTATATTGAATCAATAAATCAATATAACGCAGGAAAATTTGATGGCTGTGCAATGGCTAGTTTTGATGCTCTTAGTATTCCTGCTGCCGGAGGAATTGATTCAACAGCACTTATTTTAGGCGATTATTCAAACGGAAATGATGCGATTATTTCAAAAACAGCTAAAACAGTTAAAGAGATAAAAGGTGAAAAGATAAATCTTATTGAACTATCTGTTTCTCATTATTTACTAGCAAGAGCTTTGGAATTAAACGGAATGAGTGAAAGGGATATAACAATAGAAAATACAAGTGATTCCGATATGGTTGCAGCATACGGTACTGATGATGTGACAACTGTTACAGCATGGAAACCCCAAGTAAGTGAAATTGAAAAAATGCCAAAAGCAAATAATATATTTAATAGTAGCCAAATTCCAGGTGAGATTATGGATTTATTTGTAGTTAATACAAAAACATTAAAAGATAATCCTGCTTTTGGTAAATCTTTGGTTGGTGCTTGGTATGAGATTATGGATTTAATGACAAAAAATACACCAAAATCAAAAGAGTATATGACAATGATGGCAAAAGACAGCGGGACTGATTTGGAAGGATTTTTGGATCAAGTTAAGACTACTCATTTCTTTTATACTGCAAAAGAGGCAGTTGAATACTATAGAGGACAAAAGATTAGAGACACTATGAAATTTATGGCTGAGTTCTCATTTAATCATGGATTATATGGTGAAGGAGCAAGTGATTATAGTTTTGTCGGAATAGAGTTTCCAAACGGAAAAGTTGTTGGAGATAAAAATAATATAAAACTTAGATTTGATGATACATATATGAAAATGGCAGAAAGCAACAGCTTATAA
- the recQ gene encoding DNA helicase RecQ — translation MNNKFEVLKNVFGHESFRSFQEDVVDTILSKQDVLTILPTGGGKSLCYQLPALLMSGITVVISPLIALMQDQVKALNDLNINAAMISSASNNEENTQTLQMLLKGELKFIYVAPERFTSNEFVGVLQRVEINYFVIDEAHCVSGWGHEFRAEYRNLNILKRLFPNTSIAAFTATATKRVETDIDQSLKLQNAKHFRAKTIRDNLEIKVEPRISNGKPQILNFLKKHKNLCGIIYTFTRKEAESLADFLCEKGFSAKAYHAGLSSEVKNRVFEDFVYEKIDIVVATIAFGMGIDKSNIRFVIHTSLPKTLENYYQEIGRAGRDGEMSYTYLLYSKSDEVKRKIQIQEAIDSSYKQIGLEKLEAMYRYCVSNSCRHRLIAEYFEDKVDDCKTLCDNCTKGEVEQIDVSVDAQKLLSAVYRSEQRFGFNHIIDILRASKNKKLLEFGHDKLSVYGIGINKSKNEWIAIVDRLIDIKALSFGEFRALKITNLGFKILKAEEKLFIDSDKLGIAKKVEEEQEELTFDEQLYERFKELRRKIALDIEVPAYMVFSDKSLKEFASKLPVTKEQMIDINGVGLVKFEKYGEEFLELSKALKEEFSKELENHTPLKKLTKTYLDTLELINEGKSLEEISEIRALAITSILSHLTLLYEHKKLTKEKKEELLKPLEIPEEIKKWIESGLKLQSAKELRQYLYLYEYLAKESDI, via the coding sequence ATGAATAATAAATTTGAAGTATTAAAAAATGTTTTTGGTCATGAAAGTTTCAGAAGCTTTCAAGAGGATGTTGTAGATACGATTTTATCAAAGCAGGATGTTTTGACTATTTTGCCGACAGGCGGCGGTAAGTCTTTGTGTTATCAGCTTCCTGCTTTGCTTATGAGTGGAATTACGGTTGTTATTTCTCCTCTTATTGCACTTATGCAAGATCAAGTGAAAGCTTTAAATGATTTAAACATAAATGCAGCAATGATAAGTTCTGCTTCAAACAATGAAGAGAATACTCAAACTCTGCAAATGCTTTTAAAGGGTGAATTAAAATTTATTTACGTAGCTCCCGAAAGATTTACTTCAAATGAGTTTGTAGGAGTTTTACAAAGAGTAGAGATAAACTATTTTGTAATAGATGAAGCTCACTGCGTAAGCGGTTGGGGACATGAATTTAGAGCAGAATATAGAAATTTAAATATTTTAAAAAGACTTTTCCCAAATACTTCAATTGCCGCTTTTACTGCAACTGCTACAAAAAGAGTTGAAACAGATATAGATCAAAGCTTAAAACTTCAAAATGCAAAACATTTCAGAGCAAAAACTATCAGAGATAATCTTGAAATTAAAGTTGAGCCCAGAATATCAAACGGAAAACCTCAAATTCTGAATTTTTTAAAAAAACATAAAAATTTGTGCGGAATTATTTACACGTTTACCAGAAAAGAAGCAGAGAGCCTGGCTGATTTTTTATGCGAAAAAGGTTTTAGTGCAAAAGCTTATCATGCAGGTTTAAGCAGTGAAGTAAAAAACCGGGTATTTGAAGATTTTGTATATGAAAAAATAGATATAGTTGTTGCAACGATTGCTTTTGGAATGGGTATAGATAAATCAAATATCAGATTTGTAATTCATACAAGCCTGCCGAAAACTTTGGAAAACTATTATCAGGAAATAGGTAGAGCAGGAAGAGACGGTGAGATGTCTTATACTTATCTTTTATACTCAAAATCAGATGAGGTAAAAAGAAAAATACAAATTCAAGAGGCAATAGACAGCTCCTACAAACAAATAGGTTTGGAAAAACTAGAAGCTATGTACAGGTATTGCGTAAGTAACAGTTGCCGGCATAGACTTATTGCCGAATATTTCGAAGATAAGGTTGATGATTGTAAAACTTTGTGTGATAATTGTACAAAAGGTGAAGTTGAACAAATTGATGTAAGCGTAGATGCACAAAAATTGTTAAGTGCAGTTTACAGAAGTGAACAAAGGTTTGGCTTTAATCATATTATAGATATATTAAGAGCTTCAAAGAACAAAAAGCTTTTAGAATTCGGTCATGATAAATTAAGCGTATACGGTATAGGAATTAATAAAAGCAAAAATGAGTGGATAGCAATAGTTGATAGACTTATTGATATAAAAGCTTTGAGTTTCGGGGAGTTTAGAGCCTTAAAAATAACAAATTTGGGTTTTAAAATATTAAAAGCAGAAGAGAAACTTTTTATAGACAGCGATAAATTGGGAATTGCCAAAAAAGTAGAAGAAGAGCAAGAAGAACTGACTTTTGATGAACAGTTGTATGAAAGGTTTAAAGAGTTAAGACGAAAAATAGCTTTAGATATTGAAGTTCCTGCTTATATGGTATTTTCAGATAAGAGTTTAAAAGAGTTTGCTTCAAAACTTCCTGTAACAAAAGAGCAAATGATTGATATAAACGGAGTAGGGCTTGTAAAATTTGAAAAATACGGTGAAGAATTTTTAGAGTTGTCAAAAGCATTAAAAGAGGAATTTTCCAAAGAGTTAGAAAATCATACACCTTTAAAAAAACTTACAAAAACATATTTAGATACCTTAGAGCTTATAAATGAGGGCAAAAGTTTGGAAGAGATTTCCGAAATTAGAGCTTTGGCAATAACTTCTATACTTTCTCATTTAACTTTGTTATATGAACATAAAAAACTTACAAAAGAGAAAAAAGAAGAGCTTTTAAAACCTCTTGAAATTCCCGAAGAGATTAAAAAATGGATTGAAAGCGGTTTAAAACTTCAAAGTGCAAAAGAGTTGAGACAATATTTATATTTATATGAATATTTAGCAAAAGAGAGTGATATTTAA
- a CDS encoding peroxiredoxin: MLVTKKAPDFTATAVLADGQIVEDFNLYKNIGKKGAVLFFWPLDFTFVCPSEIIAFSKRVEEFEARGIQVIGCSIDSEFSHFAWRETAVENGGIGRVKFPMVADITKQISRDYDVLFGDSVALRGSFLIDKDGTVRHAVINDLPLGRNIDEMIRMVDTMLFTNEHGEVCPAGWNKGDEGMKDTKEGVASYLAKHEADL, from the coding sequence ATGTTAGTAACAAAAAAAGCTCCGGATTTCACAGCAACAGCTGTACTTGCAGACGGTCAAATCGTTGAGGATTTTAATTTATATAAAAATATCGGTAAAAAAGGTGCGGTACTTTTCTTCTGGCCTTTAGATTTTACTTTTGTTTGTCCTTCTGAAATTATTGCATTTTCAAAAAGAGTTGAAGAGTTTGAAGCAAGAGGAATCCAAGTAATCGGTTGTTCGATAGATTCAGAATTTTCTCACTTTGCTTGGAGAGAAACAGCAGTTGAAAACGGTGGTATAGGAAGAGTTAAATTCCCGATGGTAGCAGATATCACTAAACAAATTTCAAGAGATTACGATGTATTATTCGGAGATTCAGTTGCACTTAGAGGTTCATTCTTAATTGATAAAGACGGAACTGTAAGACATGCAGTTATCAATGACTTACCTTTAGGAAGAAATATTGATGAAATGATTAGAATGGTTGATACTATGTTATTTACAAATGAACACGGTGAAGTTTGTCCTGCTGGATGGAACAAAGGTGACGAAGGTATGAAAGATACTAAAGAAGGTGTTGCTTCATATCTTGCTAAACACGAAGCTGATTTATAA
- a CDS encoding LysE family translocator yields MGEYSFLLAIAVVFMFGTMSPGPSFILVAKTAVSKPFREGIGVAVGLGLGAVFFTLLAILGLYTLFKVVPFLYEVFKVLGGLYLLYLAYKIWKHSAESLSLDMKLEKKSKSFFKAVLFGFITQISNPKTAIILGTIFAALLPKSMPDYGEILLCLLAFFIDASWYCIVVVLLSTKKSQKVYLRFKKYIDRVAGTLLAALGIKLAID; encoded by the coding sequence ATGGGTGAATACTCTTTTTTATTGGCAATTGCCGTTGTTTTTATGTTTGGAACTATGAGTCCGGGTCCTAGTTTTATTCTTGTTGCAAAAACTGCTGTTTCCAAACCTTTTAGAGAAGGAATCGGTGTAGCTGTAGGATTGGGTTTAGGTGCCGTGTTTTTTACTTTACTAGCGATTCTTGGGTTATATACTCTTTTTAAAGTTGTTCCTTTTTTATATGAGGTTTTTAAAGTTTTAGGTGGACTTTATCTTCTTTATTTAGCTTATAAAATATGGAAACATTCAGCTGAATCTTTGTCTCTTGATATGAAGTTAGAAAAAAAGTCAAAAAGTTTTTTCAAAGCAGTATTATTTGGATTTATAACCCAAATAAGCAATCCAAAAACCGCAATTATCTTAGGAACTATTTTTGCTGCTTTATTACCTAAGAGTATGCCTGATTACGGGGAGATATTATTATGTCTGCTTGCTTTTTTTATAGATGCCTCTTGGTATTGTATTGTTGTAGTTTTATTATCAACAAAAAAATCTCAAAAAGTTTATTTACGATTTAAAAAATATATAGACAGAGTGGCAGGGACATTGTTGGCAGCTTTGGGAATAAAGTTGGCTATAGATTAA
- a CDS encoding TetR/AcrR family transcriptional regulator, whose product MAKKINQKIYKIKKELILQEATIIFEEKGYENMKISTLAKTAGVSQSTIYSMFKNKERLYIEYIKYQIKKFLEDLNTRIIPTHTPFDKLYNFTALKFEYYIKKDKAIEFNIKNNPLFFNTLYKDFSSPFEDVYKFLINTFKEIDSNLNDERATKLAYSFNAFSDGYIALWLEKQNINLLNLTEEICESFFSITNFIK is encoded by the coding sequence ATGGCAAAAAAAATAAATCAAAAAATATATAAAATAAAAAAAGAATTAATTCTCCAAGAAGCAACTATAATATTTGAAGAAAAAGGGTATGAAAATATGAAAATCTCAACATTGGCTAAAACTGCCGGAGTTTCTCAAAGTACAATATACTCAATGTTTAAAAATAAAGAAAGACTTTATATAGAATATATAAAATATCAAATAAAAAAATTTTTAGAAGATTTAAATACTCGAATTATTCCAACACATACACCTTTTGATAAATTATATAATTTCACGGCATTAAAATTTGAATATTATATAAAAAAAGATAAAGCAATCGAATTTAATATAAAAAATAACCCCTTATTTTTCAATACTTTATATAAAGATTTTTCTAGTCCTTTTGAAGATGTATATAAATTTTTAATCAATACTTTTAAAGAAATTGATTCAAATCTCAATGATGAAAGAGCGACAAAATTAGCGTACTCTTTCAATGCTTTTAGTGATGGGTATATCGCACTTTGGCTGGAAAAACAAAATATTAATCTTTTAAATTTAACAGAAGAAATTTGTGAAAGTTTTTTTTCAATTACAAATTTTATAAAATAA
- a CDS encoding ABC1 kinase family protein → MIKISQAINNTKRFTQILSILSKNGFDDILRKLEKQGDFQIPVFHSKNNYSLSKNQRIRYTIEELGSTYIKLAQMLSTRPDLISLELAQEFEKLQDKVTPVDIKFITPIFKEEFGKELNEIFAQPLKLLATASIGQVYKGKLLSGEEVVVKVLKPNIKEIIKDDLEILKQLAFLFDDYFKNYGIHSIYTIVKEFENSIKNELNFKLEAMNINRFNSFFQNDKRIKVPKVYKEYSSSKIITMDFIEGIKVSKIEQLKQQNIDTKNVAKNGFALLCEQIFENRFFHADPHPGNILVTYDNKISFIDFGIMGTITKEEQKVLIELISNISSKDSEKVCLSILNMTNHPFELEINEFVKDMSVIINGYMYSDLKDINIKDLFNDVTIVIAKYNISFKNSYYLFFKSLSTIEGVGRMLDPDFNAVKNIKPIVIKFYKNQFSTKNLFEKIKKLPKEMIEFLDYTPKDLKEIFKLMKNGKFKVELEHAGLQKMEESIEKSFNRLTVSIIIASILIGSSLLLLAKTPPLVYDIPLFGIAGFSTAVIMGLVLAYSIYKGGKL, encoded by the coding sequence ATGATTAAAATATCTCAAGCTATTAATAATACAAAAAGATTTACACAAATTCTCAGTATTTTATCAAAAAATGGTTTTGATGATATTTTAAGAAAATTAGAAAAACAAGGAGATTTCCAAATCCCTGTTTTTCATTCAAAAAATAATTATTCTTTAAGTAAAAACCAAAGAATAAGATATACTATAGAAGAACTTGGTTCAACATATATAAAATTAGCACAAATGTTATCAACAAGACCTGATCTTATCTCTTTAGAACTTGCACAAGAGTTTGAAAAACTTCAAGATAAAGTTACCCCTGTTGATATAAAATTTATCACCCCGATTTTCAAAGAAGAGTTCGGCAAAGAACTTAATGAAATTTTTGCCCAGCCTTTGAAACTTTTAGCCACCGCTTCTATAGGACAAGTTTATAAGGGAAAACTTCTAAGCGGTGAAGAGGTGGTAGTAAAAGTTTTAAAACCCAATATAAAAGAGATAATTAAAGATGATTTAGAAATCTTAAAACAATTGGCTTTTCTTTTTGATGATTATTTTAAAAATTATGGAATACATTCTATTTATACTATCGTTAAAGAGTTTGAAAACAGTATAAAAAATGAATTGAATTTTAAACTTGAGGCTATGAATATAAATAGATTCAACTCTTTTTTTCAAAATGACAAAAGAATCAAAGTACCCAAAGTTTATAAAGAGTACTCAAGCAGCAAAATCATAACTATGGACTTTATCGAAGGGATAAAAGTTTCAAAAATAGAGCAACTTAAACAACAAAATATAGATACTAAAAATGTAGCAAAAAACGGTTTTGCTCTTCTTTGCGAACAAATATTTGAAAATAGATTTTTTCATGCAGATCCTCATCCCGGGAATATATTAGTAACTTATGATAATAAGATCTCATTTATCGATTTTGGAATTATGGGCACTATTACAAAAGAGGAACAAAAAGTTCTTATAGAACTTATCAGCAATATATCTTCAAAAGATAGTGAAAAAGTATGTTTATCTATTTTAAATATGACAAATCACCCTTTTGAACTAGAAATAAATGAATTTGTAAAAGATATGAGTGTTATCATCAATGGATATATGTATAGTGATTTAAAAGATATAAATATAAAAGATTTATTCAATGATGTTACTATTGTAATTGCTAAATACAATATATCTTTTAAAAATAGTTATTATCTTTTTTTTAAATCCTTATCTACTATAGAAGGGGTCGGTAGAATGTTGGATCCTGATTTTAATGCCGTAAAAAATATAAAACCGATAGTGATAAAATTTTACAAAAACCAGTTTTCAACAAAAAACTTATTTGAGAAAATAAAAAAGTTGCCAAAAGAGATGATTGAGTTTTTGGATTATACGCCCAAAGATTTAAAAGAGATTTTTAAACTTATGAAAAATGGAAAATTCAAGGTGGAACTTGAACATGCAGGTTTACAAAAAATGGAAGAATCCATAGAAAAATCTTTTAACCGCCTGACGGTTTCTATTATAATAGCTTCAATTCTTATCGGGTCATCTTTGCTTTTATTGGCAAAAACACCACCTTTGGTTTATGATATACCCTTATTCGGTATAGCAGGGTTTAGTACGGCGGTTATTATGGGACTTGTATTGGCATATTCAATTTATAAAGGGGGCAAGTTATAA
- a CDS encoding Crp/Fnr family transcriptional regulator — translation MRKDSLFYQPSINVLKKSPLFQGINSQRMEEILSHFTPLTLLKKNIIHPWQTKDYLFLIIKGRVKVSQVNLESGREYLLYILNEGDVFDIISLFEKKENEVIIEAIDELQLLKTSTDIARNWLDLHPEFNKNFLPYLGTKMRLIENSAIDLTLYDTMTRLSRLILRYVDEKNCKKKQEYEVTLINDLSHESLAQMIGSVRKVVNLHIQELKKEGIINSKRGKLSIINLQKLTEKAKLENI, via the coding sequence GTGAGAAAAGATTCACTTTTTTATCAGCCGAGTATAAATGTCTTAAAGAAAAGTCCTCTATTTCAAGGTATTAATTCACAAAGGATGGAAGAGATTTTAAGCCATTTTACACCCTTGACTCTGCTTAAAAAAAATATTATACACCCTTGGCAGACAAAAGATTATTTATTTCTTATTATTAAAGGAAGAGTGAAAGTTTCACAGGTCAATTTAGAATCAGGGCGTGAATATCTTTTATATATTCTAAATGAGGGAGATGTTTTTGATATTATTTCTTTATTTGAGAAAAAAGAAAATGAAGTTATTATAGAAGCAATCGATGAACTTCAACTTTTAAAAACTTCTACAGATATTGCGCGAAATTGGCTTGATTTACATCCTGAATTTAATAAGAATTTTTTACCGTATTTGGGAACAAAAATGAGATTAATTGAAAATTCTGCTATAGATTTGACATTATATGATACGATGACAAGATTATCCAGATTGATTTTAAGATACGTAGATGAAAAAAATTGCAAAAAAAAGCAAGAATATGAGGTAACTTTGATAAATGACCTTTCCCATGAGAGTTTGGCCCAAATGATAGGTTCGGTACGAAAAGTTGTCAATTTACATATTCAAGAATTAAAAAAAGAGGGGATTATTAATTCTAAAAGGGGGAAGCTTTCTATTATAAATCTGCAAAAACTGACTGAAAAAGCTAAGCTTGAGAATATTTAG
- a CDS encoding DUF6781 family protein: MLETMKKKISEDIKKIKETGEITAEKIKSVVEKAVFEAVQNTKDGATQINTIAKEAVTVTVEELKNNGIEKKELIEAAVNGTIDGISKKSKKTIDEIDMELLKIKYKLQEQKESFVAELKDAFDGAKEAASNFSEETKDEIEDSVTHVKLKSIEILGLLEETLKHSVKAIIDEGKDIEAKVAHLTKEATENALKTGQLSTQKIKEVTQAVVVAAAEAAQEAEKSVKETTKGAVEGAKEGILNSIEEAKTKLSKSKDDAEDFVEENVKYAIENFEAIEDAFIEALSNAINKVEDSAKRVIKDTIVDLKKHTSQLKKTTSDATETAINYLKEKGSQAAYSTKEKVLDIAENTYSEIELLSEKMIKVTKGAFSGMINGAQKAMEKEDEK; this comes from the coding sequence ATGTTAGAAACAATGAAAAAAAAGATATCAGAGGATATCAAAAAGATAAAAGAAACTGGTGAAATAACGGCAGAAAAAATAAAATCAGTAGTTGAAAAAGCAGTTTTTGAAGCAGTTCAAAATACCAAAGATGGAGCTACGCAGATTAATACTATTGCCAAAGAAGCTGTAACTGTTACTGTAGAAGAGCTTAAAAATAACGGTATCGAAAAAAAAGAGCTTATAGAAGCTGCGGTAAATGGAACTATCGATGGTATAAGTAAAAAAAGTAAAAAAACTATTGATGAAATCGATATGGAGTTATTAAAAATAAAATATAAACTTCAAGAACAAAAAGAGAGTTTTGTTGCGGAATTAAAAGATGCGTTCGATGGGGCAAAAGAAGCAGCTTCTAATTTTTCGGAAGAAACAAAAGATGAGATAGAAGATTCAGTAACCCATGTCAAGTTAAAAAGTATTGAGATTTTAGGCTTGTTAGAAGAAACGCTCAAGCATAGTGTAAAAGCTATAATTGATGAAGGAAAAGATATCGAAGCAAAAGTTGCCCATCTTACAAAAGAAGCTACCGAAAATGCATTAAAAACAGGACAATTAAGTACGCAAAAAATCAAAGAAGTTACCCAAGCAGTAGTTGTAGCCGCTGCAGAAGCTGCACAAGAGGCTGAAAAAAGTGTAAAAGAAACAACTAAAGGTGCTGTTGAAGGGGCAAAAGAAGGTATTTTAAACAGTATTGAAGAAGCAAAAACAAAACTCTCCAAGAGTAAAGATGATGCAGAAGATTTTGTGGAAGAGAATGTGAAATATGCAATCGAAAACTTTGAAGCCATTGAAGATGCTTTTATCGAAGCACTTAGTAATGCAATAAATAAAGTGGAAGATAGTGCAAAAAGGGTAATTAAAGATACTATTGTAGATCTTAAAAAACATACTTCTCAATTAAAAAAAACAACTTCAGATGCAACGGAGACGGCTATTAATTATTTAAAAGAAAAAGGTTCACAAGCTGCTTATAGCACAAAAGAGAAAGTTTTGGATATTGCCGAAAATACCTACAGTGAGATAGAACTTTTATCGGAAAAAATGATTAAAGTTACTAAAGGTGCATTCTCGGGGATGATTAATGGTGCCCAAAAAGCGATGGAAAAAGAAGATGAAAAATAA